In a single window of the Gossypium hirsutum isolate 1008001.06 chromosome D02, Gossypium_hirsutum_v2.1, whole genome shotgun sequence genome:
- the LOC121214460 gene encoding 40S ribosomal protein S3a: MAVGKNKRISKGKKGGKKKAADPFAKKDWYDIKAPSVFTSRNVGKTLVTRTQGTKIASEGLKHRVFEVSLADLQGGDEDHAYRKIRLRAEDVQGKNVLTNFWGMNFTTDKLRSLVRKWQTLIEAHVDVKTTDNYTLRMFCIGFTKRRPNQVKRTCYAQSSQIRQIRRKMREIMTAQATSCDLKELVQKFIPEMIGKEIEKATSSIYPLQNVFIRKVKILKAPKFDLGKLMEVHGDYSEDVGVKIERPADETMAEPTPEVIGA, translated from the exons ATGGCCGTCGG GAAGAACAAGAGGATTTCCAAGGGAAAGAAGGGAGGAAAGAAGAAGGC AGCTGATCCATTTGCTAAGAAAGATTGGTATGATATCAAGGCTCCATCAGTTTTTACTTCCAGAAATGTGGGGAAGACTCTCGTTACCCGTACTCAGGGTACCAAG ATTGCTTCAGAAGGACTCAAACACCGTGTGTTTGAGGTTTCACTGGCTGATCTTCAAGGCGGTGATGAGGATCATGCTTACAGAAAGATTCGTTTGAGAGCTGAAGATGTTCAAGGAAAGAATGTTTTGACCAACTTCTGG GGAATGAATTTTACAACTGACAAACTGAGGTCATTGGTTCGGAAATGGCAAACATTAATAGAAGCTCACGTGGATGTGAAGACAACTGATAATTATACTCTGAGAATGTTCTGCATTGGTTTCACCAAGAGGCGCCCAAACCAGGTTAAGAGGACATGTTATGCACAATCCAGCCAGATTAGACAG ATACGCCGAAAGATGAGGGAGATAATGACTGCTCAGGCTACATCGTGCGATTTGAAGGAATTGGTTCAAAAGTTCATCCCGGAGATGATTGGAAAAGAAATCGAGAAGGCAACATCTAGCATCTATCCATTGCAGAATGTGTTCATCCGCAAAGTCAAAATTTTGAAGGCTCCAAAGTTTGATCTTGGGAAGTTAATGGAG GTTCATGGTGATTACTCTGAAGATGTTGGTGTGAAAATAGAGAGGCCTGCGGATGAAACCATGGCTGAACCTACCCCTGAGGTTATTGGAGCTTAA